A part of Fusobacterium sp. SYSU M8D902 genomic DNA contains:
- the fba gene encoding class II fructose-1,6-bisphosphate aldolase: MGYNYKELGLSNTKEMFAKANKEGYSVPAFNFNNMEMALAIVEACAEMGSPVILQCSKGALGYMGADVAPLLAKAAVDRARNMGSDIPVALHLDHGPDLATVKTCIEAGFSSVMIDGSHYDFAKNIEVSKEVVEYAHSKDVTVEAELGVLAGIEDDVKAESHTYTNPDEVEEFVTKTGVDSLAIAIGTSHGAHKFKPGEDPKLRLDILEEIERRIPGFPIVLHGSSAVPQQYTSMIKEFGGEVKDAIGIPDIQLRKASKSAVAKINVDTDGRLAFTAAIRRVLGTNPKEFDPRKYLGAAKDEMKAYYKTKIVDVFGSEGAYKKGTK, translated from the coding sequence ATGGGATACAATTATAAAGAATTAGGTCTTTCAAACACAAAAGAGATGTTTGCAAAAGCAAATAAAGAAGGATATTCAGTACCAGCTTTTAACTTTAATAATATGGAGATGGCATTAGCTATAGTTGAAGCTTGTGCTGAGATGGGATCACCAGTAATTCTACAATGTTCAAAAGGAGCTTTAGGATATATGGGAGCAGATGTAGCACCTTTATTAGCTAAAGCAGCTGTAGACAGAGCTAGAAATATGGGATCAGATATACCAGTAGCTTTACACCTAGACCATGGTCCAGATTTAGCAACTGTAAAAACTTGTATCGAAGCAGGATTCTCATCAGTAATGATCGACGGGTCACACTATGATTTTGCTAAAAATATAGAAGTTTCAAAAGAAGTTGTGGAGTATGCTCACTCAAAAGATGTTACTGTAGAGGCTGAATTAGGAGTACTTGCAGGAATAGAAGATGATGTTAAGGCTGAATCACACACTTATACAAACCCAGATGAAGTTGAAGAGTTCGTAACAAAAACAGGAGTAGATTCATTAGCAATAGCTATTGGAACTTCTCACGGAGCTCACAAATTCAAACCAGGAGAAGATCCTAAATTAAGACTTGATATATTAGAAGAGATCGAAAGAAGAATACCAGGATTCCCAATTGTTTTACACGGATCATCTGCAGTTCCTCAACAATATACTTCTATGATAAAAGAGTTTGGTGGAGAAGTTAAAGATGCTATTGGAATACCAGATATTCAATTAAGAAAAGCATCTAAATCAGCAGTAGCTAAAATAAACGTAGATACTGACGGAAGATTAGCTTTCACAGCAGCTATCAGAAGAGTATTAGGAACTAATCCAAAAGAGTTTGACCCTAGAAAATACTTAGGAGCAGCTAAAGATGAGATGAAAGCTTACTACAAAACTAAAATTGTTGATGTTTTCGGATCTGAAGGAGCTTATAAAAAAGGAACTAAATAG
- the serS gene encoding serine--tRNA ligase, whose amino-acid sequence MLELKFIRENREKVEEMLRNRNSNLTLDEFFQLDDKRREILGEVEALKQKRNQESTEIARLKKEKQDASALIEEMGKVSAQIKELDAKLAEVEEKLTYIQMTIPNMYHESTPFGADEDANVEIRRWGTPKEFSFEPKAHWDIGEGLGILDFERGAKLAGSRFVLYRGLGARLERALINFMLDLHTTEHGYTEHITPFMVKREVCEGTGQLPKFEDDMYRTTDDMFLISTSEITMTNIHRKEILDEKELPKYYTAYSPCFRREAGSYGKDVKGIIRLHQFNKVEMVKITNQESSYDELEKMVNNAEEVLQRLELPYRVIQLCTGDIGFGAAKTYDLEVWLPSQGKYREISSCSNCEGFQARRMGLKYRPNGSSKSEYCHTLNGSGLAVGRTLVAIMENYQQEDGSFLIPKALVPYMGGLEIVKK is encoded by the coding sequence ATGTTAGAGTTAAAATTCATACGTGAAAACAGAGAAAAAGTTGAAGAGATGTTAAGAAATAGAAATAGTAATCTAACTCTTGATGAGTTTTTTCAACTAGATGACAAAAGAAGAGAGATATTAGGAGAGGTAGAAGCTTTAAAACAAAAAAGAAACCAAGAATCTACTGAAATAGCTAGATTAAAGAAAGAAAAGCAAGATGCCTCAGCATTAATAGAAGAGATGGGAAAAGTTTCTGCTCAAATAAAAGAGTTAGATGCAAAATTAGCTGAAGTTGAAGAAAAATTAACTTATATTCAAATGACAATCCCAAATATGTACCATGAAAGCACTCCATTTGGAGCAGATGAAGATGCAAACGTTGAAATTAGAAGATGGGGAACTCCAAAAGAGTTTTCATTCGAACCAAAAGCACACTGGGATATAGGTGAAGGATTAGGTATTCTTGATTTTGAAAGAGGAGCAAAATTAGCAGGATCTAGATTTGTTCTATACAGAGGATTAGGAGCAAGATTAGAGAGAGCATTAATTAACTTTATGCTAGATCTACACACAACAGAGCATGGATATACTGAGCATATAACTCCATTTATGGTAAAAAGAGAGGTTTGTGAAGGAACAGGACAACTTCCAAAATTTGAAGATGATATGTATAGAACAACTGATGATATGTTCTTAATCTCTACTTCAGAAATCACTATGACAAATATCCATAGAAAAGAGATATTAGATGAGAAAGAGTTACCAAAATACTATACAGCATACTCACCTTGTTTTAGAAGAGAAGCTGGATCTTATGGAAAAGATGTAAAAGGAATAATAAGATTACACCAATTCAATAAAGTTGAGATGGTAAAAATAACAAATCAAGAGTCATCTTATGATGAGTTAGAAAAAATGGTAAATAATGCTGAGGAAGTATTACAAAGACTTGAGTTACCATATAGAGTTATCCAACTATGTACAGGGGATATAGGTTTTGGAGCAGCTAAAACTTATGACCTAGAAGTATGGTTACCTTCTCAAGGAAAATATAGAGAGATCTCTTCTTGTTCTAACTGTGAAGGATTCCAAGCTAGAAGAATGGGACTTAAATATAGACCAAATGGAAGCTCTAAGAGTGAGTATTGCCATACTCTAAATGGATCAGGATTAGCAGTAGGAAGAACACTAGTAGCTATAATGGAAAATTACCAACAAGAGGACGGATCATTCTTAATACCAAAAGCATTAGTTCCATATATGGGAGGATTAGAAATTGTTAAAAAGTAG
- a CDS encoding HU family DNA-binding protein, translating to MTKKDFTKVLFEKGIFASKAEAERKFDSILEVLEESLKAGEEINFIGWGKFEVVEKAERVGRNPKTGEEIVIPAKKTVKFKAGKNLVEKMN from the coding sequence ATGACAAAAAAAGATTTTACAAAAGTTTTATTTGAAAAAGGAATATTTGCTTCTAAAGCTGAAGCTGAAAGAAAATTTGACTCTATCCTTGAAGTTCTTGAAGAAAGCTTAAAAGCTGGAGAAGAAATCAACTTTATCGGTTGGGGAAAATTTGAAGTTGTAGAGAAAGCTGAAAGAGTTGGAAGAAACCCTAAAACAGGTGAAGAAATCGTAATTCCTGCTAAAAAGACTGTTAAATTCAAAGCTGGAAAAAACTTAGTTGAAAAAATGAACTAA
- a CDS encoding TIGR03936 family radical SAM-associated protein, whose translation MKKRVYFDKCGEMKFISHLDLLRFFERLFNKSEIPVKYSEGFHPRPKMSFGSPISLGTEAYNEIMDFETDAEISNEEVVKRLNESGVLGFKVHKVGEVPRKSSIMEEFTNMLYEVEGSSSDMDKLEELFNRDEILEVREKKGKVVTRNLKERLKSFSREGDKISMEIINTSPNSYLEMVGIEQQNVKIKRLGYKTNN comes from the coding sequence ATGAAGAAAAGAGTTTATTTTGACAAATGTGGAGAAATGAAATTTATATCCCATCTAGACTTATTAAGATTTTTTGAGAGACTATTCAATAAATCGGAAATTCCTGTAAAATATAGTGAAGGATTCCATCCGAGACCAAAGATGTCCTTTGGAAGCCCTATATCCTTAGGAACAGAAGCTTATAATGAGATTATGGACTTTGAGACAGATGCAGAAATTTCCAATGAAGAGGTCGTAAAAAGACTTAATGAGAGTGGAGTATTGGGATTTAAAGTGCATAAAGTGGGAGAAGTTCCTAGAAAATCCTCGATAATGGAAGAGTTTACTAATATGTTATATGAGGTAGAGGGAAGTAGTTCAGATATGGATAAGCTTGAAGAGCTATTCAATAGAGATGAAATACTTGAAGTTAGAGAGAAAAAGGGAAAAGTTGTAACTAGAAACTTAAAAGAGAGATTGAAATCTTTTTCAAGAGAGGGAGATAAGATCTCTATGGAGATTATAAACACATCACCAAACTCATATTTAGAGATGGTAGGAATAGAGCAACAAAATGTGAAGATAAAAAGATTAGGTTATAAAACTAACAATTAA
- a CDS encoding ABC transporter ATP-binding protein: MIEFIGVNKIFKNNIVLHDINLKIEDRSITVFVGPSGCGKTTTLKMINGLIKPTSGKILINGEDIGEKNIIDLRRGIGYVIQQTGLFPHMTIKENIELVAKLEKVPEAQRRDRVRELMEMVGLSYEKFSDRYPKQLSGGQQQRVGIARALMTNPDIILMDEPFSALDPITRSQLQDELINIQTQYKKTIIFVSHDMDEAVKIADKICIMGTGKIIQYDDPETILKSPENEFVSNFVGKNRIWSSPEYIKVKDIMLDNPITCSAEMTLFKCLRKMRHERVDSLLVVDRKGKFEGIITGKLIQQEKEHYKPVKEILEIPAFTTSPDNSIVDVLKEVNENKLSSLPVVDENGILRGIITKTSLVTTLSQQFDITVN; encoded by the coding sequence ATGATTGAATTTATAGGAGTTAATAAGATATTTAAAAACAATATAGTTTTACACGATATAAATTTGAAGATTGAAGATAGAAGTATTACAGTCTTTGTAGGTCCTTCAGGTTGTGGGAAAACTACAACTCTAAAGATGATAAATGGTTTGATAAAACCAACAAGTGGAAAGATATTGATCAATGGAGAGGATATTGGAGAGAAGAATATAATAGATTTGAGAAGAGGGATAGGATATGTTATACAGCAAACAGGATTATTCCCACATATGACAATAAAAGAGAATATAGAGTTGGTAGCTAAATTAGAAAAAGTACCTGAAGCTCAAAGAAGAGATAGAGTGAGAGAGTTGATGGAGATGGTGGGACTTTCCTATGAAAAATTTTCAGATAGGTATCCTAAACAGTTAAGTGGTGGTCAGCAACAGAGAGTTGGAATAGCAAGAGCATTGATGACAAATCCAGATATAATACTGATGGATGAACCATTTTCAGCTTTAGATCCAATCACTAGATCACAGTTGCAAGATGAGTTAATAAATATACAGACTCAGTATAAAAAGACAATTATCTTTGTCAGTCATGATATGGATGAGGCAGTAAAGATAGCTGATAAAATTTGTATTATGGGAACAGGAAAGATCATTCAGTATGATGATCCAGAAACTATATTAAAATCACCTGAAAATGAATTTGTAAGTAATTTTGTAGGAAAGAATAGAATTTGGTCATCACCAGAGTATATAAAAGTTAAGGATATAATGCTGGATAATCCAATAACTTGCTCAGCTGAGATGACTCTATTCAAATGTCTGAGAAAGATGAGACATGAGAGAGTAGATTCTCTATTAGTTGTGGATAGAAAGGGAAAATTTGAAGGAATAATAACAGGAAAATTAATTCAGCAAGAGAAAGAACACTATAAACCTGTAAAAGAGATTTTAGAGATACCAGCATTTACAACAAGTCCAGATAATTCAATAGTAGATGTTTTAAAAGAGGTCAATGAAAATAAACTCTCAAGTTTACCAGTAGTAGATGAAAATGGAATACTTAGGGGAATTATCACTAAAACAAGTTTAGTAACTACGTTAAGTCAACAGTTTGACATAACAGTTAATTAA
- a CDS encoding CbiQ family ECF transporter T component: MLKSSLFILLLVNIFYSNLYYIGISTVVLFILNLKYNKDLIKHIKRVKFLFFFYFITCLFQIFYTQEGEVIAKFYNFYLTKEGVINFLLNLLRIFNLLLLSWVVSTQKLLEGRFLKYQDTIETVIELVPEAMMMIKKRMRIKSFFRYILKQIKVKN, translated from the coding sequence TTGTTAAAAAGTAGTCTGTTCATACTACTACTAGTTAACATATTTTACAGTAATCTATACTATATTGGAATATCAACAGTTGTCTTGTTCATACTAAATCTAAAGTATAATAAGGATTTAATAAAGCATATAAAAAGAGTGAAATTTTTGTTTTTCTTCTATTTTATAACTTGTTTATTTCAGATATTTTATACACAAGAGGGAGAGGTAATTGCCAAGTTTTATAATTTTTATCTAACAAAAGAGGGAGTTATAAATTTCTTGTTAAATCTTTTAAGGATTTTTAATCTACTTCTTCTCTCTTGGGTAGTTTCTACTCAAAAATTATTAGAGGGTAGATTTTTAAAGTATCAGGACACTATTGAGACAGTTATTGAGTTAGTTCCAGAAGCAATGATGATGATAAAGAAAAGAATGAGAATTAAGAGTTTTTTTAGATACATTTTGAAACAAATAAAAGTAAAAAATTAA
- a CDS encoding ABC transporter permease/substrate-binding protein, producing the protein MNFFTYVVQEQEQILSLLIEHINLTLISVLLAIVIGVPLGILISHFKSLNKSVMGIANTVQAVPSMALLGFLIPFLGIGLLPSVFMVVLYSLLPIIKNTYTSIEGINPQMIEAAEGMGLTKFQILYKIQIPMALPVIMAGIRISAVTAVGLMTIAAFVGAGGLGFLVFSGIRTANTNQILAGAIPACLLALFIDWTAAAVEKVVVPKGISNSDNDRKRVTVFQKIIIGLTLLLSTFIIGKSLMAKFNHKREKVVTVASKDYTEQIILNSLLADLIESKTDIKVNRKFALGGTQVIFGALNSGEVDVYMEYTGTMFADMLKHNPVSRDIKSSEVYSTSKREIEEKYDVIVGKEMRANNTYRLAVRRETAEKYKLKNISDLKSVAPNLIISSTFEFTNRHDGLPGLLNAYPGLRFKDSLSIDGALRYQAIANGESDIIDAFATDGLIKTYDLVVLEDDKEFFLPYHAAPLMRKDLVERYPELMSITDSLIELLSDDVMRELNNQVDTYKKDPQEVAHQFLIEKGLISK; encoded by the coding sequence ATGAATTTTTTCACATATGTTGTTCAAGAACAGGAGCAGATATTATCACTGTTGATAGAGCATATAAATTTAACACTTATATCAGTGTTGTTAGCCATAGTGATAGGAGTTCCATTGGGAATTTTAATTAGCCATTTTAAAAGTTTGAATAAAAGTGTTATGGGAATTGCTAATACAGTTCAAGCAGTTCCAAGTATGGCACTATTAGGATTTTTAATACCTTTCTTAGGGATAGGATTGTTACCCTCTGTATTTATGGTTGTATTATATTCATTACTACCCATAATAAAAAATACCTATACTAGTATTGAGGGGATTAATCCACAGATGATAGAAGCTGCAGAGGGAATGGGTTTAACCAAGTTTCAGATCTTATATAAGATCCAAATACCAATGGCTCTTCCAGTAATAATGGCAGGTATTAGAATCTCTGCTGTTACAGCTGTTGGACTGATGACAATTGCTGCCTTTGTAGGAGCAGGAGGATTAGGATTTTTAGTTTTTTCAGGTATTAGAACAGCTAATACCAATCAAATTTTGGCAGGAGCGATTCCAGCTTGTCTTTTGGCTCTTTTTATAGATTGGACAGCAGCAGCTGTAGAGAAGGTAGTTGTTCCAAAGGGAATATCAAATAGTGATAACGATAGAAAGAGAGTAACAGTTTTTCAAAAAATTATTATAGGATTGACACTTCTACTAAGTACATTCATTATTGGAAAAAGTTTAATGGCTAAATTTAACCATAAGAGAGAAAAAGTAGTGACTGTAGCAAGTAAGGATTATACAGAACAGATTATTTTAAATAGTTTACTAGCAGATCTTATAGAGAGCAAGACAGATATAAAAGTTAATAGAAAATTTGCATTAGGTGGAACACAGGTAATATTTGGAGCACTTAATTCAGGAGAAGTAGATGTGTATATGGAGTATACAGGAACAATGTTTGCAGATATGTTAAAACATAATCCTGTCTCAAGAGATATAAAATCTTCAGAGGTATACTCAACATCTAAAAGAGAGATAGAGGAAAAGTATGATGTGATAGTTGGTAAGGAGATGAGGGCTAATAATACTTATAGATTAGCAGTGAGAAGAGAAACAGCTGAAAAATATAAGTTAAAAAATATAAGTGATTTAAAGAGTGTTGCACCTAATCTAATAATATCATCAACATTTGAATTTACCAATAGACATGATGGACTTCCAGGATTATTGAATGCTTATCCAGGATTAAGATTTAAAGATTCCCTCTCTATTGATGGTGCATTACGTTATCAAGCAATTGCTAATGGTGAGAGTGATATAATAGATGCTTTTGCAACTGATGGATTAATAAAAACATATGATTTAGTTGTATTGGAAGATGACAAGGAGTTTTTTCTGCCATATCATGCAGCTCCATTGATGAGAAAGGACTTAGTGGAAAGATATCCAGAGCTAATGAGTATAACAGACTCTCTTATAGAGCTTTTAAGTGATGATGTGATGAGAGAGTTGAATAATCAAGTGGATACATACAAAAAAGATCCTCAAGAGGTAGCACATCAATTTTTAATTGAAAAAGGGTTAATTTCAAAATAG
- a CDS encoding N-acetylmuramoyl-L-alanine amidase, with amino-acid sequence MVKKIIIFTLTIVLSLSCSRINYTVNSKKYLSRGMNERVKFIVLHYTATTDEVGLRGLTQGNVSSHYFISTKDEEPIYNIVPLEKRAWHAGVSEFNGRSNLNDTSIGIEISNKGVRKYNEREKKYGFFIPREEYIYFQEGQIKKLANLLQKLIAEYKIKPYDIVGHSDIAPTRKIDPGPKFPWELLYREYGIGAWYDEKDKRFFMNEKLYQVTPVEKIKEEFRKYGYKINYNDEWDEESRRVVYNFQAHFNPKNMTGNMDLETYAILRALNKKYKK; translated from the coding sequence ATGGTAAAAAAAATAATTATTTTCACTCTAACTATAGTTTTATCTTTATCATGTTCTAGAATTAATTATACTGTTAATAGTAAAAAGTATTTATCTAGGGGAATGAATGAAAGAGTAAAATTTATAGTATTACACTATACAGCAACAACAGATGAAGTGGGTTTGAGAGGATTGACTCAAGGGAATGTTAGTTCGCACTACTTTATTTCCACTAAAGATGAAGAACCTATATATAATATAGTTCCATTGGAGAAAAGAGCTTGGCACGCAGGTGTGAGTGAATTCAATGGACGGAGCAATTTAAATGATACATCCATAGGGATAGAGATAAGTAATAAAGGGGTAAGAAAATATAATGAGAGAGAGAAAAAGTATGGTTTTTTTATACCAAGAGAGGAATATATATACTTTCAAGAGGGGCAGATAAAGAAATTAGCAAACTTACTTCAAAAACTAATAGCTGAGTATAAGATAAAACCATATGACATTGTAGGACATTCGGACATAGCTCCTACAAGAAAGATTGATCCAGGTCCAAAGTTTCCTTGGGAATTGCTTTATAGAGAGTATGGGATAGGTGCTTGGTACGATGAAAAAGATAAAAGATTTTTTATGAATGAAAAATTATATCAAGTAACTCCTGTTGAGAAAATAAAAGAGGAATTCAGAAAATATGGTTATAAAATAAATTATAATGATGAATGGGACGAAGAGAGTAGAAGGGTAGTATATAACTTTCAAGCTCATTTTAACCCTAAAAATATGACTGGAAATATGGATTTAGAAACATATGCTATATTGAGGGCATTGAATAAGAAATATAAAAAATAG
- a CDS encoding OmpH family outer membrane protein yields MKKIMITIMALSLSASVLAEKIGYVNSQEAFSKYSQTKTIQENLNKEKNRLENEIKQKEVALQKAQLELQSKGNKITDKEKEGFQKQVEAFQKFVRDSQAKLSKEEYTRMQEIDRAMQSAIDSVAKAEKYDYILEAGAVKFGGKDITADVIKAMEKSKK; encoded by the coding sequence ATGAAAAAAATAATGATAACAATTATGGCATTAAGCTTATCAGCATCAGTTTTAGCTGAAAAAATAGGGTATGTAAACTCACAAGAGGCATTTTCAAAATACTCTCAAACTAAAACAATCCAAGAGAACTTAAACAAAGAGAAAAATAGATTAGAGAACGAGATAAAACAAAAAGAAGTTGCTCTTCAAAAAGCACAATTAGAGCTTCAATCTAAAGGAAACAAAATAACTGATAAAGAGAAAGAGGGATTCCAAAAGCAAGTTGAAGCATTCCAAAAATTTGTAAGAGATTCACAAGCTAAGTTAAGTAAAGAAGAGTATACAAGAATGCAAGAGATAGATAGAGCAATGCAATCAGCTATAGACTCAGTAGCAAAAGCAGAGAAATATGATTACATATTAGAAGCTGGAGCAGTAAAATTTGGAGGAAAAGATATTACTGCTGATGTAATAAAAGCTATGGAAAAATCTAAAAAATAA
- the lpxD gene encoding UDP-3-O-(3-hydroxymyristoyl)glucosamine N-acyltransferase, whose amino-acid sequence MRYSIKELVNLLECEVKGDLSLEYVSGLAPFFQAQEENITFASDEKFLKKLDETKAKVVLVPDIPLPNIGKMYLVVKENPRTLMPKLLNFFKRETKPFEKMIEDSSVIGKNVKLGPNVYVGHDAVIGDNVTIYPNVTIGEGVTIGEGSTIYSNVTVREFCKIGKNCVIQPGAVIGSDGFGFVKVGGNNTKIDQIGSVVIEDNVEIGANTTVDRGAIGDTIIKKYTKIDNLVQIAHNDIIGENCLIVSQVGIAGSVEVGNNTTLAGQVGVAGHIKIGNNVVIAAKSGVVGNVDDNQVLSGYPLMDHREDLKVKIALKKVPDLLKKVRNIEKKLQEK is encoded by the coding sequence ATGAGATATAGTATTAAAGAGTTAGTGAACCTCCTAGAGTGTGAAGTAAAGGGAGATTTAAGTCTAGAATATGTTTCTGGGCTTGCTCCCTTTTTTCAAGCTCAGGAGGAAAATATAACATTTGCTTCAGATGAGAAGTTTTTAAAAAAATTAGATGAAACTAAGGCAAAAGTAGTGTTAGTACCAGATATACCACTACCTAATATTGGGAAAATGTACTTGGTAGTAAAAGAGAATCCAAGAACATTGATGCCAAAGCTTTTGAATTTCTTTAAGAGAGAGACAAAACCTTTTGAAAAAATGATAGAAGATTCAAGTGTCATAGGTAAAAATGTAAAATTAGGACCAAATGTCTATGTAGGGCATGATGCAGTGATAGGTGATAATGTTACAATCTATCCAAATGTAACTATTGGTGAAGGAGTTACAATTGGAGAGGGAAGTACAATATATTCAAATGTTACTGTGAGAGAGTTCTGTAAAATTGGAAAAAACTGTGTAATTCAACCAGGGGCAGTTATAGGATCTGATGGTTTTGGATTTGTAAAAGTAGGTGGGAATAACACTAAGATAGATCAGATAGGTAGTGTAGTAATAGAGGATAATGTAGAGATTGGTGCTAATACAACTGTTGATAGAGGAGCTATTGGAGATACTATAATAAAAAAATATACTAAGATAGATAATCTAGTACAGATTGCTCACAATGATATAATAGGAGAGAACTGTCTAATAGTTTCTCAAGTTGGAATAGCAGGAAGTGTAGAGGTAGGAAATAATACAACATTGGCTGGACAAGTTGGAGTAGCTGGACATATAAAAATAGGAAATAATGTTGTAATTGCTGCTAAATCTGGTGTAGTAGGTAATGTGGATGATAACCAAGTTTTATCTGGATATCCACTAATGGATCATAGAGAGGACTTAAAAGTGAAGATAGCATTGAAAAAAGTTCCTGATTTATTGAAAAAAGTTAGAAATATTGAGAAAAAATTACAGGAAAAGTAA